One stretch of Scophthalmus maximus strain ysfricsl-2021 chromosome 12, ASM2237912v1, whole genome shotgun sequence DNA includes these proteins:
- the cnpy4 gene encoding protein canopy 4, with translation MNVLILALLCVRGFVAAGEDERLPNKCEVCKFLTVELQDALAKTGRSKEVLEVGEVLDTGKRRRKIKYNTSETRLTEAVDDICERILQYSVHAERPGSLRYAKGASQTMTTLKNLVQKGVKVELGLPFELWDEPSVEVSDMKKQCETMLEVYEEVVEDWYFHHQDQRLENFLCETHVLKASEQECLNEVWKGDMGKRGGAEEAAAAGDEEEGADSSMKEEEGTTHKEL, from the exons ATGAATGTTTTAATCCTGGCTCTGTTGTGCGTCCGCGGCTTCGTCGCGGCGGGCGAGGACGAGAGGCTGCCGAACAAGTGCGAAG TGTGTAAGTTCCTGACGGTGGAGCTGCAGGACGCGCTGGCGAAAACCGGCCGCTCCAAGGAGGTGCTGGAGGTCGGGGAAGTGCTGGACAcgggcaagaggaggaggaagatcaaATACAACACCTC GGAAACTCGTCTGACTGAGGCGGTGGACGACATATGCGAGCGCATCCTGCAGTACAGCGTTCACGCGGAGAGGCCCGGCAGCCTCCGGTACGCCAAG GGCGCCAGTCAGACCATGACGACGCTGAAGAACCTGGTCCAGAAAGGAGTGAAAGTGGAGCTGGGTCTGCCGTTTGAACTGTGGGACGAGCCGTCGGTGGAGGTGTCGGACATGAAAAAACAG TGTGAGACCATGCTGGAGGTGTatgaggaggtggtggaggactGGTACTTCCATCATCAGGACCAGAGGCTGGAGAACTTCCTCTGTGAGACACACGTTCTCAAGGCGTCGGAGCAAG AATGTCTTAACGAAGTGTGGAAAGGAGACATGGGGAAAAGAGGCGGGgccgaggaggcggcggcggcaggcgACGAAGAGGAGGGAGCGGACAGCAgcatgaaggaagaggagggaacgACACACAAGGAGCTTTGA